TATCTGCTAAAAAGATGCTAACAAGTTTTCAAATCCCTGTATAGAAAGGGCCAAAtgcctaaaaaaaacaaacaaaaaaacccccgaAGTTAGAGAACATATAGCCTTGAAATCAGGAGAAACACTTAGCAACAGAGAAACTACTCTGTGCACAAAAAGCATTGTTGTTCTGCATAGGGAAAAATCCAGACCGACTCATTTCCTGAGTTTATCAGTTACTATGTGGCAGAGTTTTACTACAGTCTTGAAACTGCACCTTCTGATCTTCACAGACCTAAAACTTTAATGGCTCCAGAAGCTCACCTGACTCCCGCACTCCAAGCAAGCTGTGGTGGAGGtgttattatttactatttgtgttACTGTAAGGCCTATGAtccctagtcatagaccaggtcTTCTCACCAATTTTCTCTGAGCAGGTGAAAATGCCTCTCAGTCTCAAGTCACCAAAAACATAATAGCATTCAACACCTAAAAGAACCAGGAAATTCAGTTTTAGAACAGTCAGTTTTATAGCAGGCAAGTCCCAGCCTTCCTCAGAGTTTCACTCAGCTTGCTCGCTTATTCAAATGTCAGGCTCAGCTACCTATGGGCAAATTTACTAATGTCTGTAAGGAACTTTATATTGATGACACAGGCATAAATTTTCAGAGCTGGCAGGAGAAAAAGTGCAGGTGGAGTTAAAAATCAGCCAGTACTTTGggttaaaaggtttaaaaaataataataataaaaaaaaatctgtggaccAAAGAGCAAATTCTATGGGAAAGCTGTTAATCCTTGGCAATCAATCAACAGCTATGTCATCAATATGAGCAGTCATATATAATTCAGGAGTCTGGAGACATGGGCTATGTATACACtacagagcctgtggcagagtagCTGTCGGAATAGCCTGCTTGTGTCGATGCagcctacaccaacagaagtttttcTGTCCGTGTAGGAATACCACCTCCCCAAATAATGTTAGCTAcatcaacagaagcattcttccattgacacaGCTGCATCTACAAGGGGgttatattggcatagctatcAGTCGAAGGTGTGGTTTTTGCACACCTGgactgatgtagctatgctgatgtaacttttaagtgtagaccaagcatTTGTGAGGTTTATACCTCTCAAATATGTATCTCAGATAAACTGCATGTAGAGTTGCTGGAAGCACCAGATGTTCAGTTGCTAATGCAAGCTCAGAAATCCAGCAACCATAGGGTGTTTACCCATCACTGAAGGATGTCAAAAGTGTGACACAAAGAAATACAGCTCTGAAGAGATCAGCGATATCCAGAATCATGAGGGAGAAGATCAGACAAAGGAATCACAGAAGCATTTAAGCACTAATGACTAAAGTTTATTTTGTGAGAAATAACATTGCAGGTAAGATCTTCTTCCAGAGAACCAAGGGTATTGCTGTTGATCATGCCTGAGGACAGAAAGATtgagaaaacaattttaaaaggttACTTATAATTGTGGCGTTTTTTAGTGCAAACTGTGTATATATGTGAACTGAACACTGTGGTTTTATTGGTATCAAATTGCATTATATATTATTTAGCCTGAGACTGTTACTTCATCTTTGCCAGACCACACATCCTCTTTATCTTATTGTTTCTGCACTGGCAGCTGGAGCTAGTGTAATTCCATATGCAGGAGTGTCATTCTCCCACCAAGTATGATTAGTGAGTCTCCTTTCCTTCTGTCTTGCTCTCCAGCCTTCTCCCCACTACAATTTATCAGAGGGCTCTCAGCCAATACTTATTCTCCAGAAGGTCTTGgctgtccttcatgtcctggcTAGTAGATCTTTCCAGAGGGTGACAGACAGTTGAAACTGTCTGCCTGTCATCCCTTGAGGATTTCATAGAGGTGATGATGAGCACGTTTTTGAGTCTAAGTTCAATGGAGAGGCAGCCACACTGGTGGAGATGTGAACTGGCTTCCTCACCATTGTGAGTTTTCCACATGCTATCAGGCCATTCATCACATGCATGTTTATTGCAATCATCCTGCCTTCAGGTCAGGTGGACATGCTTCCCAATCAAAAGCGTTTTGCAGCATAAATATGCAAGTGATCATATGTGTATACGCGTCCCTCTCCAGAAGCAGCAATGACCCTCACATATTTGAATCATCTGCTCCTAAGGCTTCTCTCACAGAATGGGGCTCAGAGCAAGGATGGTTATTCATTGAGTGAGTGGTCGGCCTCTCTTAATAGCTGGGTTGTTTGGGAACGGGGCGTGGCGCTGCTGTCATGATGCTGTTTGGGACCTATGTGCCCACTGGAGCACATCTGCTTGGTGGCTCTCCATATCTTTGACTGCTGTGTCCCATTTGCATGAGCAATTTCGTTCTGCTGCTGGCATGTGATCCAGCTTACTCAACTGTGATAGCAACTACAATATACTGTCTCCTATGTTTACAGTGGTTCTAACCAGTCCTGTTACGTCAGCAGCATGGCTAGTACTTCCCTGTGTGAGGTGCGGGTCTGTTTTCAAGGATGTTGACTCTATTCCTTGCAGTTCTGCGAAGTAGTGCCTGTCCTCTGCACTTGTATTTGATGACCCCATTCCCCAATTCTGCCACTACTGGAGAGATGGCATATACGGCTGTTCAGAGGAAAATAAGGAGGAAGACAGAGAGAGCATTTGGGAATTCAAAGATTCACTTCAAGGCTCTATGCTACATGGGATAGAAGGCAGGATTAAATTATGGCCAAAGTGTGTAAACTTGGGTGGGTGACATATATGGTGCATAGCATCAAGGGCCAGCAGGTCTCCCCATCAACGTGTGCAGCCCCGTGTCATACTGACCATGTGTCTCGGGGATTGTGACGTGGGACTGGCTACTTATTGTACCTAGTGGCACCTGGGAATTTGTATGTGAGGTGCTGTGCTTATGTCAACCCTCCATAAAACCCTCCACAAAACCCACATAGTTTTGTGAGGGGGCTAAACAGTTGTCTTGCTTTTTTTGATTTGGATTGGCGTACTCAAATTGGGGTGGCAGGGGTGTGCCTCAAGACATGTGCAGGCAGGGCCTCCTGGGTTTACCACTGCCATCCCAGAGTGAAGCCATGTGAGGTGAATCAACCCCACTCTTCATGGTTCTCTCATTCCACACACCCCAGTCGTGAATTGCAAGTAGCTATGCAAGGTGCTCACCACCCTGTGACTGCTCCAAACTGCCTTCTTGTGCAACTTCTTGTATCGAGTTCGGAGTATAtagctttgctgaatcaaaggTGGAGTTAGCTCATAAGGCTCTTTCACATGGCTATTGTTGAATTCTGTGCTGCAGACACAAGTGTCGTAGCAATTGATCGTGTATGCCTGCTTGCAGCCTTCAGGCCTGCAATAGGCAAGGAAGGGTTCATAATATAAATTATGAACTAGTCAAATTAATAACTGCTCCCAAAGTCATCTCCTTTCTCTTCAGGATGTCAGCATCTGAGCAATTTGGGCACAGTAAAAACTGAGAGCAAGTCTTGTGTCACCCAGACTGAGAATTTAATAGAACAAGGATGTGACAAGAGACATTATCAGGAGCAGTTATTAATACTGTAGTAAATCTGGAGCTACCTAGGAACAACAATTGTCACTGCGCTGCACATCAATCACTCAAACCTTCACAGTGGTAGAACTCGGTGCCTTCTCTTGCAAAAGCACAGGTCTCTAACTTCTGAAGTTAAGGAGAATCACTGTTAGCTATTAGTACAGTAGAGCCTATGATGAACAGTCGAAGACTTCTGAGGTGAGGATGATGCAGTAGTGACAGTGCACACATACCTACTTCATGACACACTATTTATATAGATTTGccaagttttaatttattttgaatgtttgtatttttgttaaCTAAATTTTTCTTAGTGTGATGTGCAATATGAAAACAGtactaaaatattatttcaatagTCTGTAAAAATCTAAGCTGGCCTGGTACTGATTTTCACCCAGATCTGCAGATCAAACGCCATTATTTTTCTGTAAGAATGGCTGTCATTTCAATAGAGAATCTGGTCCTTTAAAGTAAGCAGACTGCTGATCTTTTTTACAGTGCTCTTCTCTTACATCTTTGCTGATAAGTGAGCCTGGCATGTTGGCTTCATGACAGTAAAGCAAGTTGATTAGCAAGGTTCTCACTGTATCTGGGTATGTGCTGGACAGATTATTTAAACAAATCTGTCTGAGCTTCCTCTTTTATCAACCTatgtcttgtttttttaaagtacatttatctaaaaaaaccacaactaaattataaaaaaatagaTTAAATGGCTGTAGAACTATTGTACTAAGAGTTCCCACTATGAATCTTTTGCTGTCTTGTTTTTGTTTAGGTCTTTGATCGCTCTGTGTTTAAAAAATGGGAACAAAGCCAATGTTGAAAGTTTGAGAACTAGGAACTCCATCCTTGAAAGTTTTGAATGAAGAAGCCCCTGGACAAAAACTGTCAATGGGTTCTGATGACAACGCCTTCATTTCGGAGAGGAAAAGGGAAGTGATGGGGAAGGGCTGttccttctcccctctctcccacctcAGTGCCCTAGTTCGGGTGGGTGCCAGGCAAAACCGCGGAGTTTGTGACTACACCCCCAGGCCTGATCCCGCTCTCCTCTGGCCAAAACCACTGGCATTTCCTCTGAGCTCACACAATAAATGACGCGGCCTCTTTTCCCCTCGGAAGAGGAAGCTTCGGAGCTAGTAAcggctgggggagaagggctggacTAAGGAAGCACaacagcaggggcaagggggcgGTGAGTGCGTGTCCCGGGACAGGAGGCCGAAGCAGGCGGGGGAAGGCGGCTGGGTGGCGTCCTGGGACGGGAGGCAGGCGGAGGCAGGCGGCCGGCTGGGCGCAGCCAGGGGCCGGAGCGGGGACTGGGAGAAGGCGGCGGCCGGAGCGGGACTCGGAGAAGGCGGCGGCCGGCTGGGCGCAGCCAGGGGCCGGAGCGGGGACTCGGAGAAGGCGGCGGCCGGAGCGGGACTCGGAGAAGGCGGCGGCCGGCTGGGCGCAGCCAGGGGCCGGAGCGGGACTCGGAGAAGGCGGCGGCCGGCTGGGCGCAGCCAGGGGCCGGAGCGGGACTCGGAGAAGGCGGCGGCCGGCTGGCTGTCCCGGCGCTGGAGCTGGGAGTGGTGGAAGAGCACGCGGTGGGAGGAGCTGGCAATCTGGGAGCCGCAGGGGTAGTGGGTCTAGGGCAGCCGGCAGGGGGGTGCCCGTGCCGACTCCCGGAGCTGGGGGAGGCTGGTGAGTGGGGTGGCGGGCGCCCCCTGTATGCGGAGGCCGGCGGGCGCTGCCGCAGTCGGTACCATGGGCTGAGCTCCCGCCGCACCATGACCGTCTACACCCTGAACCTGCGCGTCTTCTGGCCGCTGGTGACTTGCCTGGGCACGGCCCTCGTCTGCCTCTACCAGGCCGTGCGAAGCCGGGCGGGCGCCCCGGACTCGGACAGCGCCCCGGACTCGGGCTCTGTCCCGCTGCTCAAGGGCtccgcgctgctgctgctgggcttcctgCTGCTCCGCTACTGCGCCTCCCGCAGCGGCGGCGGGGAGTGCGGCCAGCGGCCCCCAGCCGCCCGCGGCCCCGAGGCGCCGCCGAGCAGCGCCGCCCGCCGGAGCCTGCTGGAGAGCTTCCACGAGCAGCAGCTGCGGCTCTCCCCGCACGTGCTGGGCCACAGCAAGGCGCACGTGAGCCGCATCGTGGGCGAGCTGGTGCGGGCGGCCAAGGCGCAGGGGCTGCAGCCGGCGTCCCTGACCCCCACCTTGCGCGGGGACTTCGTGCAGATCGGCAGCGCCTACGAGCAGCACAAGGTCCGCAGCCCGGACTGCTTCGACATCCTGGTGCCGCTGCGGCTGCCGCCGCGCCTGGAGCTGGAGCCCCGCTGCCTGGGCGCCGAGGAGCCGGGGCTGGCCCCGGAGCTGCGCAGCGCCTTCGCCTGCGCCCTGAAGGCCCCGCAAGGGGCCGCCTGGCCCCGGGGCTACCGGCCCTTCAGCGAGGGCTTCTGCGTGGAGCTGCAGGGCCGGCGCTACCTGTCCTCGGCCCTGGTGCTGCGCTGGTTCCAGGGCCACCTGCAGCGGTGCCTGGGCGCGGTGCTCTACCGGCTGCAGGAGCGCTGCCGCATCAGCCTGGCCGCCTGCCCGGGCCGCCAGCTCACCCTGCACATCCTGCCGCGCTCCGACTACGTCTGCTGCCACATCTCCATGGCCGTGCGCCTCATCCCCGCCATCCCGCTGGGGGACTCGCTCTATCTCATCGCCCTGCAGCCCGGCGCCAGGAAAGCCCAGCCCGGCGctgcctgccccctgcaggcCCTCTGGGGGCTCAACGTCTCCAAGCAGGAGCAGCGGCTGCTGAGCTGGCTCAAGGGGCAGACCCCGGCCAACTCCTGCCACCTCAAGTGCCTGCAGATCCTCAAAGGGCTGCGGGACCTGCGCGGCCGGGGCTTGGAGCAGCCCTTCGGCGCCCAGTGGAGCCGCGTCCTCTCCTCCTACATCCTCAAGACGGCGCTCTTCTCCTTGTTGCTCCGGGGGCCCTGGCACGCCTGGGAGGAGCAGTTCCTGGCGGAGCGGCTGGAGGATCTGGTGCTGTACCTCAGGGACTGCCTGCAGAAGCGGGTGCTGATGCATTTCTTCCTGGGCAACAGCAGCGTCCCCGAGGCGGTGCCGGTGCCGAAGCTGTTGAAGGAAGCTGCCCCCGTCAATCTGCTGGCTGCCTTTGACGCCCCTACTCTAGACTTGGCCGCCTTCCAGCTGCTGAACACCTGGAACCAGGCTCCTAAGATCATCCGACTGTACAGTAACCCAAGGTACTTGAGGAAGAGCCCCACGTTGTGCAAGCACATCACCGACACCGGCCAAGAGTCCCAGAGCAACTGAGCATCACCTAGGGGCGTTTGTCAGTGCCTTTGGGGCATGCACCTTTGGGGCCAAAGGACCTATCTGTGTTACTAGTAAATTGCCTGAGGGCCCTAGGGGAGATCGAACTGCCTGACCGCATCCAGTGGGGTTCTGTGTGTGTTTCCCTGATCGTAGTAACCTGGGAAAGTCAAAATTTAAGACTAAGAAATACTGACGCTTTAATAGCTTAATGGTGATGATTCTTGGAGAAATTATGAAACTTCCAGGAAAGTGCCTTAATTAGAAAGCACTACCATAACCACTTGTAAACCTAATTTGGTACCAGATTTATAGAGGGGTTCACACTGATGAATTTGGAGTGTCACCTTAAAGTTTAGTCACAAAAGTGACCCTGTCCATAGCTTTCTTTTAATGCAAAAGATAATCAGGATCAAAGATCAATGGCATGGAAAAAGTCAGTGTGACAAGGTACTTTTTTGAGGTGGAGGAGAAGCCAGGGGTGTTTCTTGATCCTTAAACACAgtttgaaatatttattcaatGAGACACTCATAGGTGGTAGTCTGtgtgattttaatatactgtgcTAAGTGTAGAATAATATgcaaattaatataaaattaaattatgaGGAGTGAAATTAAAACCTATTTGACAAAAGTATGAAGAATCTAGTTGTACATTTGTGTTAAAATGAAGGTCGCTCTGAaagattaaaatataattatactcACAAATGAAAGAAGAACAATAGCACTTTATTTCCGTAAAGGCCTTCATTTTATGGTAATTGGCTGCACTAAATATTTAGTTTGAACATAAAAGAggcattaatattttttttattaaaaatggatgGATGTGTAAATCCTCTAAGCATTCTGTCTCGGTTGTTAGACCTGAAccatttttcttccttaaaaGTTGCCGTACCTTAATAACTACCAAACCTCCCCACACCTTATTTGCTATAGTgcgaaatttttaaaataactccaAAAATGTACAGGTGTAAACTAGCTGCTGCACCCATGTGTTCTTCACTGATAGGTCAGTAAAGTCCTTTAGTGGATCCGCTAACCAAACTCTTGAACTGTGGCAGCACTATGGTCTGCAGCAGACCAGGAGATTCCAAAAGTGAGAGGTGACAGTTGTAGTgcagcaaatatttttttgtaaaaataatatttcaggGTGCCTTAAAGTTCCCAAGTCTTGGGAAAATTCATGGTACAGTAAGTACCTATTAATATAAACACTAGCCCGATAATTTCCATGTGTAGAGAGATTATTTGAGAATACCTCATACAACTTCTCAGTTGATCTGTAATGAGCACTTACTGTCTTTTGAGTAGTATACATTAATAGTTTAGTTTTGGATTTTAGCTGAGAAAATACGTTTGACCTTATGGGCTATTGCTGCATTAAACTATAGTATGTAGAAAAGGATCAGAAAGCTTCTTTTTCATATGCTCTTTAAAAGTGTGCTTAGTTTTTGATATAAATAGTTAAAAACTAGTGAACCAAATGCATCACAGGTTGTCTGCAAAATTACACATTCTAAGCAGTCCAAACTTTAATGTAATACACAATACATTTCCACAGCTCCTGAGACCACATTCTTGAAAATTAAAAGTATTAAGGCACTAAGCCTGTAATTGAATTTTTCATGTACGTAAGGTTAAGCATGTGCCTgattgtttgcaggattgggtcctaggTGGACAGTCtgctgtgcttaattttaaattggTAAATTAATCAGGAACAGCTGGGAATGTTTGGAATAATGTAAAACTGTTAAAATTTCAGAAGATTGCTCCATATATATTATGCTGGTGTTCTCTATCTGTAGTTGTACATGATGGAAAATagcacacttttaaaaacaaccaCAAAGCTTCATAAAACCTAGTTTACTAAACTGAAAATTTCTCCAGTTATAGATGCATGTTTCCTTGtatttggtttttaaactgaCTTTGTTGTCTTATTTTCAGGTCATTTAGCACCTAAGTGACATTTTCTCAAATTGGGTTATTTTTACATGGATCATTGGTTCTCTCTTTGGGCAAATACACATGGCTTGTTTATGTGTAGTGTTGACCACTGTGCTCACCAGGTGGACTTAAGTGAGCTACCTTGATGCATTTTTAGAAGGCCAAAATGTTTACTGTTTTGCAGACttgtatagggttgccaacccaccagggttgtcctggagtctccaggatttAAAGGTTATGTCCTGTGATGAAATCTCTagaaatatgtccaaccaaaattggcagcccTAGCTACACATACAAGGAGTGCTATTCTGCAGTCCTtgagtcaataggagttttgcctgagataGGACtagtgaatcaggcccaaggtatTGTGGTTACATGGAGCACATTTAGTTCAACAGTTAATCCTGGCAACATGGTTACCTTAGTGAACTACCTGTTTGTTTACATCAGTGTgtaacacttcttttttttttttttttttttttttttccccaagagggACTATGTACATTTTGGTTTGTGTTCCTTACTGGCTTATATAATACATGGAAACCTATTAGATTTAATACAACTTTCTTATTGCTGTTAAGCGCTGATACTACAAAGGGAAAGTTACATCAAGAAATGCATAATAAGAAGGGATTTTGGGGAATATAAATAGTTTGAAAGTGAAACTTGAAAGTTGGGGGAAAGGACAAATGAGGAAGAGCAGAAACACTTGGTGAAAGAGCAGTGCAGGTAATCCAAAGGACACAGAGACAGATGGAGGAACCCTGCAGAAGGGTCATGAAGATTTGGATTGAGGTGGGGGGAAAAGTGATTTAACCATGTTAAACCATGCTTCCAAAATGTATATAAAACAAGGCTacaatggcggggggggggggggctccctaCCCATGTTCCCGTCAGTTGCAAAACTCCCGTTGATTTGGGCTTACTAACAAGTTCAAATCAAGCTGATCTTTAATGGGAGCTTTTGCTACATAAGGTGTATGTGAGATTATGTTCTTGGTGACATGAGCAAACCacggccctgatcctgcacatacTTATGCATCTGCTTTAACTTCAGGCACATGagtagcccattgaagtcaatgaggctattTACATGAGTAAAATTAAATTTGCACTCAGATGATGCAGGATCAGAGACTGAAATTCTGTATTGAACAGCAATTCTGATCTGTACATTTCAGGTATTGGTTGGTATTTCCTGTATCTATAATGCCTATGTTCATAGATATTATGTTTGACTAAAGTGACTATTGAAAATTGGGTCTGTTAGACTATTAATGTCATTCTATGCCAAACAAAATGTGGTGGTGCGAATATTAGTTTCTGGTGCTATCTTTAGGGTCTTACCTGCAAACATCAcatgcagaatttgacccatgtGAGTAACCTATTGACACTCCCTCCCCTCATGGGAgtgctcacatgagtaa
Above is a window of Dermochelys coriacea isolate rDerCor1 chromosome 10, rDerCor1.pri.v4, whole genome shotgun sequence DNA encoding:
- the ITPRIPL2 gene encoding inositol 1,4,5-trisphosphate receptor-interacting protein-like 2 — its product is MTVYTLNLRVFWPLVTCLGTALVCLYQAVRSRAGAPDSDSAPDSGSVPLLKGSALLLLGFLLLRYCASRSGGGECGQRPPAARGPEAPPSSAARRSLLESFHEQQLRLSPHVLGHSKAHVSRIVGELVRAAKAQGLQPASLTPTLRGDFVQIGSAYEQHKVRSPDCFDILVPLRLPPRLELEPRCLGAEEPGLAPELRSAFACALKAPQGAAWPRGYRPFSEGFCVELQGRRYLSSALVLRWFQGHLQRCLGAVLYRLQERCRISLAACPGRQLTLHILPRSDYVCCHISMAVRLIPAIPLGDSLYLIALQPGARKAQPGAACPLQALWGLNVSKQEQRLLSWLKGQTPANSCHLKCLQILKGLRDLRGRGLEQPFGAQWSRVLSSYILKTALFSLLLRGPWHAWEEQFLAERLEDLVLYLRDCLQKRVLMHFFLGNSSVPEAVPVPKLLKEAAPVNLLAAFDAPTLDLAAFQLLNTWNQAPKIIRLYSNPRYLRKSPTLCKHITDTGQESQSN